A DNA window from Vibrio cidicii contains the following coding sequences:
- a CDS encoding ASCH domain-containing protein: MRNQTKLLEIRTWRPEVLPMLNVALVQNRRRLTTEGDEDLTGRVVAVVDIVACEPWVKEDCEHSGCDESEFENGWLALKLRNIRKLDNPVKAIAKRKFYDLTDSEATQVKLELRT; this comes from the coding sequence TTGCGAAACCAAACCAAGTTGCTGGAAATCAGAACTTGGCGTCCAGAAGTGCTACCAATGCTCAATGTTGCTCTGGTCCAAAATCGCAGACGGCTAACGACAGAAGGTGATGAAGATTTGACAGGGCGGGTTGTCGCTGTTGTTGATATTGTCGCGTGTGAGCCGTGGGTAAAAGAGGATTGCGAGCATTCAGGCTGTGATGAATCAGAGTTTGAGAATGGCTGGTTGGCATTGAAATTACGTAATATCAGAAAGCTAGACAACCCAGTGAAGGCCATAGCAAAACGAAAGTTCTACGATTTAACAGATTCAGAGGCTACACAAGTCAAACTTGAACTACGAACATAA
- a CDS encoding DUF645 family protein, whose translation MLSDVQHGKFGFTKDCIIAVIWFSLSRTLNSGQLNLERFKFWQPTSQLLALDVCLLDAFA comes from the coding sequence ATGTTGTCTGATGTTCAACACGGCAAGTTTGGTTTCACAAAAGACTGCATCATCGCTGTGATCTGGTTTTCTTTGTCGCGGACTCTTAACAGTGGTCAACTCAACCTTGAACGTTTTAAATTTTGGCAGCCAACTTCACAGCTTTTGGCGTTGGACGTGTGTTTGCTCGATGCCTTTGCGTAA
- a CDS encoding GNAT family N-acetyltransferase gives MDISLRRASETDIPFLLSLRDKTMRRYLEEVGMPTSTEEYEKRIRFEFSHAQIVELNGKPIGLFKAAYTEELNYWYLVQIQISPEFQGLKIGSKLILDLIAKAGATKSKVGLSVIETNPAKQLYLKLGFEIVKSSGVEQLLELQA, from the coding sequence ATGGACATTTCCCTTAGAAGGGCAAGTGAGACAGATATTCCTTTCTTGCTTTCATTACGTGATAAAACGATGAGGCGGTATCTAGAAGAAGTAGGTATGCCAACGAGTACTGAAGAGTATGAAAAGCGAATACGCTTTGAGTTTTCTCATGCACAAATCGTAGAATTGAATGGTAAGCCTATTGGGTTGTTCAAAGCTGCATACACCGAAGAACTTAACTATTGGTATTTGGTTCAAATTCAGATTTCTCCTGAGTTTCAAGGTTTGAAAATAGGCAGTAAGCTAATTCTCGACCTAATTGCTAAAGCGGGAGCAACGAAATCTAAGGTTGGGTTAAGCGTGATTGAAACGAATCCAGCCAAGCAACTGTATTTGAAATTGGGCTTTGAAATAGTGAAAAGTTCTGGGGTTGAGCAGTTGTTGGAGCTACAAGCCTAA